Proteins found in one Choloepus didactylus isolate mChoDid1 chromosome 3, mChoDid1.pri, whole genome shotgun sequence genomic segment:
- the LOC119528841 gene encoding short coiled-coil protein-like isoform X2 has protein sequence MMNADMDAVDAENQVELEEKTQLINQLLEFEYTLEDLSARVDAVKQENLKLKSENQVCGQYIENLSSASSIFQTTDTKSKRK, from the coding sequence ATGATGAATGCTGACATGGATGCTGTTGATGCTGAAAATCAGGTGGAACTAGAGGAAAAAACACAGCTTATTAATCAATTGTTGGAATTCGAATACACACTTGAAGATCTCTCAGCAAGAGTAGATGCAGTTAAGCAAGAAAATCTGAAGCTAAAATCAGAAAACCAAGTTTGTGGACAATATATAGAAAACCTCTCATCAGCttctagtatttttcaaacaactgacacaaaaagcaaaagaaagtaa
- the LOC119528841 gene encoding short coiled-coil protein B-like isoform X1 encodes MMNADMDDLSARVDAVKQENLKLKSENQVCGQYIENLSSASSIFQTTDTKSKRK; translated from the exons ATGATGAATGCTGACATGGAT GATCTCTCAGCAAGAGTAGATGCAGTTAAGCAAGAAAATCTGAAGCTAAAATCAGAAAACCAAGTTTGTGGACAATATATAGAAAACCTCTCATCAGCttctagtatttttcaaacaactgacacaaaaagcaaaagaaagtaa